One region of Kazachstania africana CBS 2517 chromosome 3, complete genome genomic DNA includes:
- the SCY1 gene encoding Scy1p (similar to Saccharomyces cerevisiae SCY1 (YGL083W); ancestral locus Anc_6.191), whose translation MMFWSSKSGINSKYSFSSSPTFTADPWSVYTGRPKSSNSSSSLSKVSIFMFDKKKYENYLLNYGIIKSKHSSHDKQLLEEGYNILRTQVSNLAKLKHPNILALIEPLEEHSKNFLFVTEYVTGSLESVFKSEDDEEQDFLRGHIKDDIIVHRGILQIVQGLEFIHNRATSVHLNIQPKSIFINENSDWKLSGLGHLIKLPQGTNTSEYFLPQYDPRIPQFMILNLNYTAPEIVFENTISCKNDYFSLGLLINFLYSGKNDIINAENSSSQYRSEYTKFERKISTMSWDNCFNKLPSKLQQLMPKLMNRDIYSRYDNITEFLDSEFFQDPLLKTINFLDDLPTKSTEEKLVFLEGLIQLLPQFPATLLQRKFLPILLELLSQLCSDKITDSRCISKDLEIILTVGSNLSQLTFQEKVFPTLNQKDRFKILLENATVTLIDNLEILKEKIKKSSFLDNILIPIMNYVLDKLEGENAVMPQEKLLFQVDILLETLDFPSVKKIFLPLLSKLFTKTTSLTVKTSCVGCFETLVKKKAIDGYTCSEEVLPLFRVMKTRDPRILSKSFELFECTPTIIKDEVVLVEQLLPLMWNYSMASTLRVSEYNKFTTSINKLTSDIQRQHVAKLNNKGDDLESMNSSKAFNKIIESQPVAKPKDLDNDASKKLGIPAIQPTRKTSSPVGNTKPSILTPKPRSTTFNATPSGPVAQPRQSILTPRKTAGAKPLVFTKGVANTSKRATTTSEQASNSYDDFADFVSSPSPSLAPAPVQETITTKNISDVTRNDKSLPPGFSASLLQPNRKA comes from the coding sequence GTTTCTATTTTCATGTTtgataagaaaaaatatgagAACTACTTGCTTAACTATGGTATAATCAAGTCGAAGCACTCATCCCACGACAAACAGCTACTTGAAGAAGGttacaatattttgagaACCCAAGTGTCCAATTTAGCGAAATTGAAAcatccaaatattttggcTCTCATAGAACCATTAGAAGAACATAGTAAGAACTTTCTCTTTGTTACAGAATATGTTACTGGATCATTAGAATCTGTCTTCAAatctgaagatgacgaagagCAAGACTTTCTTAGAGGACACATCAAAGATGATATTATCGTCCATAGAGGTATACTACAAATTGTCCAAGGTCTTGAATTTATCCACAACAGGGCTACATCTGTCCATCTGAACATACAACCAAAGtcaatttttattaatgaaaattccGACTGGAAATTGTCAGGCTTAGGTCATCTAATAAAACTACCGCAAGGCACAAATACATCCGAATATTTTCTGCCACAATATGATCCAAGAATACCGCAATTCATGATATTGAATCTCAACTATACAGCTCCAGAaattgtttttgaaaataccATATCCTGTAAGAATGACTATTTTTCATTAGGGCTATTGATCAACTTCCTCTACAGTggaaaaaatgatattatcaATGCTGAAAATTCATCGAGTCAATATAGAAGTGAGtatacaaaatttgaaagaaaaatcagtACCATGTCTTGGGATAACTGCTTCAATAAATTAccttcaaaattacaaCAATTAATGCCCAAATTGATGAATAGAGATATATATTCTCGTTATGACAACATTACTGAATTTTTAGATAGTGAGTTTTTCCAAGATCCACTTCTcaaaacaataaatttcttggaTGACCTTCCAACAAAATCGACTGAAGAGAAGCTAGTCTTCCTGGAAGGTTTAATTCAACTATTACCACAATTTCCTGCAACACTTCtgcaaagaaaatttctacCGATTTTATTAGAATTGTTATCTCAGTTATGTAGTGATAAAATTACAGATAGTCGATGCATTTCTAAAGATCTAGAAATTATTCTTACTGTTGGATCAAATTTATCGCAATTAACATTTCAAGAGAAGGTGTTCCCGACTCTAAACCAAAAGGACAGAtttaaaattcttttgGAAAATGCTACTGTTACATTAATTGATAAtctggaaattttgaaggaaaagatcaaaaagtcttcttttcttgacaATATTTTAATCCCCATTATGAATTATGTTTTAGACAAGCTTGAAGGAGAGAATGCGGTAATGCCACAGGAGAAATTATTGTTCCAGGTGGATATACTTCTTGAAACTCTTGATTTCCCCTCAgtaaaaaagatatttttacCATTACTATCCAAGCTTTTCACTAAGACGACAAGTTTAACTGTGAAGACTTCGTGTGTTGGTTGCTTTGAGACGTTAGTTAAGAAGAAGGCTATTGATGGTTATACATGCAGCGAAGAAGTGTTACCGCTATTTAGAGTTATGAAAACTAGAGATCCCAGGatactttcaaaatcgTTCGAACTATTCGAATGTACTCCAACGATAATTAAGGACGAGGTTGTCTTAGTAGAACAACTATTACCTTTAATGTGGAATTATTCAATGGCTTCAACATTGAGAGTGAGCGAATATAACAAATTTACCACGTCGATCAATAAGTTAACCAGTGATATCCAACGTCAACATGTGGCAAAATTGAACAATAAAGGAGATGATTTAGAATCCATGAATTCATCAAAAGCCTTCAATAAGATTATTGAATCTCAACCTGTTGCAAAACCAAAGGATCTTGATAATGATGCTAGTAAAAAACTTGGAATCCCAGCAATTCAACCTACCAGAAAGACATCATCACCTGTAGGTAACACTAAGCCTTCAATTCTTACTCCTAAACCGCGATCAACAACCTTCAACGCTACTCCATCGGGCCCTGTCGCACAACCTAGACAGTCTATATTAACACCAAGGAAAACCGCCGGAGCAAAGCCACTGGTATTTACAAAAGGTGTAGCAAATACATCCAAGAGAGCTACAACAACCAGTGAGCAAGCATCTAATTCCTACGACGACTTTGCAGATTTCGTATCTAGTCCGTCCCCAAGTTTAGCTCCGGCACCCGTGCAAGAGACTATAACGACGAAGAACATATCGGATGTAACACGCAACGACAAATCTCTCCCGCCAGGGTTCTCTGCCTCATTATTACAGCCTAACAGGAAAGCCTAA